One genomic region from Actinocatenispora thailandica encodes:
- a CDS encoding GNAT family N-acetyltransferase, whose protein sequence is MDTQIQRFAVANLRRRPLVVETGGFVAGFSPDTDSPYLNYATPLPGAAPTAADVAGLVAQFRDRDLLPRLEFAPQAAPEVEPALRAAGFTTEAVHEYLVCDPATLTVPAAGSVPRVATPVTDEQYAALDAALGEAFGDDFTSSPAGVARLRRTQDGGGAVRFVPAADGGCAGGAACSPPAEDTAELGGVGTRPAHRGRGVATAVTAALAGAMFAQGAGSVWLEYSGDGSRRVYERVGFRPRGTRLYLSLPAQRP, encoded by the coding sequence ATGGACACCCAGATTCAACGCTTCGCCGTGGCCAACCTTCGGCGCCGCCCGCTGGTCGTCGAGACCGGCGGGTTCGTCGCCGGTTTCAGCCCGGACACCGACAGCCCCTACCTCAACTACGCCACCCCGCTGCCCGGCGCCGCGCCGACCGCGGCCGACGTGGCCGGCCTGGTCGCCCAGTTCCGCGACCGCGATCTGCTGCCCCGGCTGGAGTTCGCGCCGCAGGCCGCACCCGAGGTCGAGCCGGCCCTGCGCGCGGCGGGCTTCACCACCGAGGCGGTGCACGAGTACCTCGTGTGCGACCCGGCCACCTTGACGGTGCCGGCTGCCGGGTCGGTTCCCCGGGTGGCGACACCCGTCACCGACGAGCAGTACGCGGCGCTGGACGCCGCGCTCGGTGAGGCGTTCGGCGACGACTTCACCTCCTCCCCGGCGGGCGTGGCCCGGTTGCGGCGCACGCAGGACGGCGGCGGGGCGGTGCGTTTCGTACCGGCGGCCGACGGCGGCTGTGCCGGCGGGGCGGCCTGCTCGCCGCCGGCCGAGGACACCGCCGAGCTGGGCGGGGTCGGTACCCGGCCCGCGCATCGCGGGCGGGGCGTCGCGACCGCGGTGACCGCCGCGCTGGCCGGGGCGATGTTCGCCCAGGGAGCCGGATCGGTGTGGCTGGAGTACTCCGGTGACGGGTCGCGCCGGGTCTACGAGCGGGTCGGGTTCCGCCCGCGCGGCACCCGCCTCTACCTCTCGCTGCCCGCACAGCGGCCGTAG